From the genome of Nasonia vitripennis strain AsymCx chromosome 1, Nvit_psr_1.1, whole genome shotgun sequence, one region includes:
- the LOC100116242 gene encoding glucose dehydrogenase [FAD, quinone]-like encodes MYWVPGDYLGTCTASPMLSSCQPQVLTLLRLIVQLLGYSFDDHFSDKSRQNPSPDDDFDFVIVGAGAAGCVLANRLSEVKNWKILLLEAGDEEPAVANVPALARILRLSSIDYAYHTQPEFTGLGNVSYYWPRGRVMGGSSTINTMWYVRGHKQDYDDWARLGNPGWSYDEVLPYFKKSEDARDPEVFTRSPETHSRGGYMTVERYPYQDKNTKIIRNAWREMGFAETDYNSGVQFGMSKLQFNSIHGTHQSANGAFLRPIRGSRPNLTIRTNSKVVKIIIDPDSKRVVGVQYLDSKSRLISVLAKKEVIVSAGSVESPKLLMLSGIGPAEELVQADIPLLKDLPVGRNLLDHPILYPFTFKLNEQASTLVSVDKMRDDLIYWLSSHQGPLSAIGSMDAIAYYQNCQKCFGRADIQFGFTGFISEIEKKTSDLKFIPSSYYDEVKVSLTLLTPKSRGILTLNKTEPVLGQPLIYANYLGHPQDMKTILSGIRAMIGITRSTTLRENGFEYSTVSEPGCENHVFESEEYFKCLVRKTLNSAFHIGGTCRMGPVGDTDAVVNPRLQVHGINGLRVIDGSIMPSLPRANTYAATIMVAEKGSDMIKQDWLPIMTATYNLWDYLSKPNGRIYVAQYF; translated from the exons ATGTACTGGGTTCCGGGTGACTACCTGGGCACGTGTACGGCGAGCCCTATGCTAAGTTCGTGTCAGCCCCAGGTCTTAACTCTACTCCGACTAATCGTCCAACTTCTTGGCTACTCGTTCGACGATCACTTTAGTGACAAGTCCCGCCAAAATCCCAGCCCCGATGACGACTTCGACTTCGTGATTGTCGGAGCCGGTGCTGCCGGCTGCGTTCTGGCGAACCGTCTCAGCGAGGTGAAAAACTGGAAG ATACTGCTGCTGGAGGCCGGAGACGAAGAGCCGGCCGTAGCGAATGTCCCGGCGCTTGCCCGGATTCTGCGGCTCAGCAGCATCGACTACGCCTACCACACCCAGCCGGAATTCACGGGACTCGGGAACGTCTCGTACTACTGGCCCAGGGGCAGAGTCATGGGAGGCAGCAGCACGATAAATACCATGTGGTACGTGCGCGGCCACAAGCAAGATTACGACGACTGGGCGAGACTCGGCAATCCCGGATGGAGCTACGACGAGGTGCTGCCGTATTTCAAAAAGTCGGAGGATGCCAGGGATCCCGAA GTGTTCACCCGCAGTCCCGAAACTCACTCGAGAGGCGGATACATGACTGTCGAGCGGTATCCTTACCAGGATAAGAATACGAAGATCATCAGAAATGCTTGGAGAGAAATGGGCTTCGCGGAGACTGACTACAACTCAGGTGTGCAGTTCGGGATGTCAAAACTGCAGTTTAACTCGATTCACGGAACTCACCAGAGTGCAAACGGTGCATTTTTGAGACCCATTCGCGGCAGTAGACCAAACCTTACGATTCGCACCAACTCCAAGGTCGTCAAAATTATCATCGATCCAGACTCCAAGAGAGTGGTCGGTGTGCAGTACCTCGATTCCAAATCGAGACTCATTTCAG TGCTCGCCAAAAAGGAGGTGATCGTATCCGCTGGATCAGTCGAGTCGCCCAAGCTGCTTATGCTGTCGGGAATAGGACCAGCGGAGGAGTTGGTTCAGGCTGACATCCCACTCCTCAAAGATTTGCCTGTTGGTCGCAATCTTCTAGACCACCCAATCTTGTATCCGTTCACTTTCAAGCTCAATGAGCAGGCTTCCACCCTGGTCAGTGTcgacaagatgcgcgacgacCTGATCTACTGGCTGAGCAGTCATCAGGGTCCGCTATCAGCAATTGGTTCGATGGATGCTATAGCCTACTACCAAAATTGTCAAAAATGTTTCGGACGAGCTGATATTCAATTTGGCTTCACGGGATTCATCTCCGAGATTGAAAAGAAGACCAGCGATCTGAAGTTCATACCTAGTTCGTACTACGACGAGGTCAAAGTGAGCCTGACACTTCTGACACCCAAGAGCCGAGGGATACTGACGCTTAACAAGACCGAGCCAGTCCTGGGCCAACCTCTGATCTACGCGAACTACTTAGGACATCCTCAGGACATGAAAACCATCCTCAGTGGGATTCGCGCCATGATCGGCATCACTCGGTCTACAACCCTCAGAGAAAACGGATTCGAGTACTCAACCGTCTCAGAACCTGGTTGCGAGAACCACGTCTTCGAAAGCGAGGAATACTTCAAGTGTCTCGTCAGGAAAACTTTAAATTCAGCCTTCCACATCGGTGGAACCTGTCGCATGGGACCCGTAGGTGACACTGATGCAGTCGTCAACCCGAGACTCCAGGTTCACGGTATCAATGGACTTCGAGTCATCGATGGTTCGATAATGCCGAGCCTACCTCGAGCCAACACCTACGCGGCGACCATCATGGTTGCAGAGAAAGGCAGCGACATGATCAAACAGGACTGGCTTCCCATTATGACGGCCACCTACAACTTGTGGGACTACCTCAGCAAGCCAAACGGACGCATCTACGTAGCTCAGTACTTCTGA
- the LOC100116170 gene encoding farnesol dehydrogenase isoform X2, whose product MVWSSLDWPGERLRWIFNVVQEGMKNVQEKGKFHAVECDVTKEDNVIKVFDYIKNKFGSVHVLVNNAGGMTKGATTDLSSEELKKIIDLNIVGLLYCTRQAVNLMKESKQEGHIINVGSILGHRVAYIEKFYFNVYPATKFAVRALTETMKDELRDYPIRFTHISPGVVKTEFFDVAGADPSMLEVSPALNSEDVADAIVYVIGTKPHVHIPELSIRHMNDYYK is encoded by the exons ATGGTATGGTCGTCGTTGGATTGGCCAGGAGAAAGGCTAAGATGGAT TTTTAATGTCGTGCAGGAAGGTATGAAAAACGTTCAAGAAAAGGGAAAGTTTCACGCAGTCGAGTGTGATGTAACGAAGGAAGATAATGTCATCAAAGTCTTCGATTatattaagaataaattcgGAAGCGTGCACGTGCTGGTTAATAACGCCGGAGGAATGACCAAAGGAGCGACTACGG ACTTGAGTAGTGAGGAACTGAAGAAGATCATCGATCTAAATATAGTGGGCCTGTTATACTGCACAAGGCAGGCTGTTAACTTGATGAAGGAAAGTAAACAGGAAGGACACATAATAAACGTCGGCAG CATCTTAGGCCACAGAGTAGCGTACATTGAAAAATTCTATTTCAACGTTTATCCGGCCACCAAGTTCGCCGTGCGTGCGCTCACAGAAACAATGAAGGACGAACTACGCGATTATCCAATTCGTTTTACA CACATTAGCCCAGGAGTAGTGAAAACTGAGTTTTTCGATGTCGCGGGGGCAGATCCAAGCATGCTTGAAGTATCTCCGGCGCTTAATTCGGAAGACGTAGCCGACGCGATTGTTTATGTGATTGGGACGAAACCGCATGTGCACATTCCTGAGCTCAGCATTCGACATATGAACGACTActataaataa
- the LOC100116170 gene encoding farnesol dehydrogenase isoform X1 — protein sequence MDRWMGKVAVVTGASAGIGLLTAEALVRHGMVVVGLARRKAKMDEGMKNVQEKGKFHAVECDVTKEDNVIKVFDYIKNKFGSVHVLVNNAGGMTKGATTDLSSEELKKIIDLNIVGLLYCTRQAVNLMKESKQEGHIINVGSILGHRVAYIEKFYFNVYPATKFAVRALTETMKDELRDYPIRFTHISPGVVKTEFFDVAGADPSMLEVSPALNSEDVADAIVYVIGTKPHVHIPELSIRHMNDYYK from the exons ATGGATCGTTGGATGGGAAAAGTCGCCGTGGTCACGGGAGCTTCTGCTGGAATAGGACTGCTCACGGCTGAGGCTCTAGTGCGACATGGTATGGTCGTCGTTGGATTGGCCAGGAGAAAGGCTAAGATGGAT GAAGGTATGAAAAACGTTCAAGAAAAGGGAAAGTTTCACGCAGTCGAGTGTGATGTAACGAAGGAAGATAATGTCATCAAAGTCTTCGATTatattaagaataaattcgGAAGCGTGCACGTGCTGGTTAATAACGCCGGAGGAATGACCAAAGGAGCGACTACGG ACTTGAGTAGTGAGGAACTGAAGAAGATCATCGATCTAAATATAGTGGGCCTGTTATACTGCACAAGGCAGGCTGTTAACTTGATGAAGGAAAGTAAACAGGAAGGACACATAATAAACGTCGGCAG CATCTTAGGCCACAGAGTAGCGTACATTGAAAAATTCTATTTCAACGTTTATCCGGCCACCAAGTTCGCCGTGCGTGCGCTCACAGAAACAATGAAGGACGAACTACGCGATTATCCAATTCGTTTTACA CACATTAGCCCAGGAGTAGTGAAAACTGAGTTTTTCGATGTCGCGGGGGCAGATCCAAGCATGCTTGAAGTATCTCCGGCGCTTAATTCGGAAGACGTAGCCGACGCGATTGTTTATGTGATTGGGACGAAACCGCATGTGCACATTCCTGAGCTCAGCATTCGACATATGAACGACTActataaataa